In one Dermochelys coriacea isolate rDerCor1 chromosome 20, rDerCor1.pri.v4, whole genome shotgun sequence genomic region, the following are encoded:
- the KIF5A gene encoding kinesin heavy chain isoform X1 produces MAEPSTECSIKVLCRFRPLNQAEILRGDKFIPLFQGDDSVILGGKPYVFDRVFPPNTTQEQVYHACAMQIVKDVLAGYNGTIFAYGQTSSGKTHTMEGKLHDPQLMGIIPRIARDIFSHIYAMDENLEFHIKVSYFEIYLDKIRDLLDVTKTNLSVHEDKNRVPYVKGCTERFVSSPEEILDVIDEGKSNRHVAVTNMNEHSSRSHSIFLINIKQENMETEQKLSGKLYLVDLAGSEKVSKTGAEGAVLDEAKNINKSLSALGNVISALAEGTKSYVPYRDSKMTRILQDSLGGNCRTTMFICCSPSSYNDAETKSTLMFGQRAKTIKNTASVNLELTAEQWKKKYEKEKEKNKTMKETIGKLEAELSRWRNGENVPETEQLSEEEKPAPDTCDETPVNDNASSIVIRISEEERRKYEEEIRKLYKQLDDKDDEINQQSQLMEKLSQQMLEQEELLVSTRGDNEKVQRELGRLQVENNSAKEEVREVLQALEELALNYDQKAQEVEEKGQQNQLLVDELSQKVSTLLALETELQRLQEFGTRQRKRVAEVLNGLMKDLSEFSVIVGNGEIKLPVEISGAIEEEFTVARLYISKIKAEVKGVVKRCRQLEALQVECQRKMAVTGRELAACQLLISQHEAKIRSLSEYMHSVELKKRHLEESYDTLSEELAKLQAQETVHEAGRKDQEQDLIQDADEVKRALELQLEGHREAHHKQLARLRDEINEKQKVIDELKDLNQKLQLELEQLRADYEKLKSEEQEKTTKLQELTFLYERHEQSKQDLKGLEETVARELQTLHNLRKLFVQDVTTRVKKSAEMEPEDSGGAHSQKQKISFLENNLEQLTKVHKQLVRDNADLRCELPKLEKRLRATAERVKALEGALREAKEGAMKDKRRYQQEVDRIKEAVRYKNSTKRTHSAQIAKPVRPGHYPASPTNPYGARNSDCVSYTNSLFQNYQAAYGQGSAPDAYFANTSSSSGTGSSSGPLAPYQKLSVDNGNATDINDNRSELPCSCQADEQAKLFPLHQETAAS; encoded by the exons GGCAAGCCCTACGTCTTCGACCGCGTCTTTCCCCCCAACACCACTCAGGAGCAGGTGTACCATGCCTGTGCCATGCAGATCGTCAAGG ATGTGCTGGCCGGGTACAACGGCACGATCTTCGCCTATGGGCAGACATCATCGGGGAAGACCCACACCATGGAG GGGAAGCTGCATGACCCCCAGCTGATGGGCATCATCCCACGCATCGCCCGTGACATCTTCAGCCACATCTACGCCATGGACGAGAACCTGGAGTTCCACATCAAG GTTTCTTACTTTGAAATTTACCTGGACAAAATTCGGGATCTGCTGGATG TGACCAAGACCAACCTGTCGGTGCATGAGGACAAGAACCGGGTGCCCTACGTCaag ggCTGCACTGAGCGCTTTGTCTCCAGCCCGGAGGAGATCCTGGACGTGATCGACGAGGGCAAATCCAACCGGCACGTGGCTGTCACCA ACATGAACGAGCACAGTTCCCGCAGCCACAGCATCTTCCTCATCAACATCAAGCAGGAGAACATGGAGACGGAGCAGAAGCTCAGCGGGAAGCTCTACCTGGTGGACCTGGCTGGCAGCGAGAAG GTCAGCAAGACGGGGGCTGAAGGGGCCGTGCTGGACGAGGCCAAGAACATCAACAAGTCGCTGTCGGCCCTGGGCAACGTCATCTCGGCCCTGGCGGAGGGGACG AAGAGCTACGTGCCCTACCGGGACAGCAAGATGACACGGATCCTGCAGGATTCGCTGGGCGGGAACTGCCGCACGACCATGTTCATCTGCTGCTCACCCTCCAGCTACAACGACGCCGAGACCAAGTCCACCCTCATGTTCGGCCAACG GGCCAAGACCATCAAGAACACAGCATCGGTGAACCTGGAGCTGACAGCTGAGCAGTGGAAGAAGAAGtatgagaaggagaaggagaagaacaAGACGATGAAGGAGACGATTGGGAAGCTGGAGGCTGAGCTGAGCCGCTGGAGGAATG gggAGAATGTGCCAGAGACGGAGCAGCTGAGCGAGGAGGAGAAGCCGGCGCCCGACACCTGTGACGAGACGCCCGTCAACGACAACGCCTCGTCCATCGTCATCCGCATCTCCGAGGAGGAGCGGCGCAAGTACGAGGAGGAGATCCGCAAACTGTACAAGCAGCTCGACGACAAG gaCGACGAGATCAACCAGCAGAGCCAGCTGATGGAGAAGCTCTCGCAGCAGAtgctggagcaggaggag ctgctggtgtcGACGCGCGGGGACAACGAGAAGGTGCAGCGGGAGCTGGGCCGGCTGCAGGTGGAAAACAACTCGGCCAAGGAGGAGGTGCGCGAGGTGCTGCAGGCTCTGGAGGAGCTGGCCCTCAACTACGACCAGAAGGCtcaggaggtggaggagaaggggcagcagaACCAGCTGCTGGTGGACGAGCTGTCCCAGAAAGTG AGCACCCTGCTGGCCCTGGAGACGGAGCTGCAGCGCCTGCAGGAGTTCGGCACCCGCCAGCGCAAGCGCGTGGCCGAGGTGCTCAACGGGCTCATGAAGGACCTGAGCGAGTTCAGCGTCATCGTGGGCAATGGGGAGATCAAGCTG ccggtGGAGATCAGCGGGGCCATCGAGGAGGAGTTCACGGTTGCCCGGCTCTACATCAGCAAGATCAAGGCGGAGGTGAAGGGGGTGGTGAAGCGTTGCCGCCAGCTGGAGGCGCTGCAGGTCGAGTGCCAGCGGAAGATGGCCGTGACGGGCCGGGAGCTGGCCGCCTGCCAGCTGCTCATCTCCCAG CACGAGGCCAAGATCCGGTCGCTCAGCGAGTACATGCACAGCGTGGAGCTGAAGAAGCGGCACCTGGAGGAGTCGTACGACACGCTGAGCGAGGAGCTGGCCAAGCTGCAGGCCCAAG aGACTGTGCACGAGGCGGGCCGGAAGGACCAGGAGCAGGACCTGATCCAGGACGCCGACGAGGTCAAG CgggccctggagctgcagctggaggggCACCGCGAGGCCCACCACAAGCAGCTGGCCCGGCTGCGGGACGAGATCAACGAGAAGCAGAAGGTCATCGACGAGCTGAAGGA CCTGAACCagaagctgcagctggagctggagcagctcCGGGCCGACTACGAGAAACTCAAGAGCGAGGAGCAGGAGAAAACCACCAAACTGCAGGAGCTGAc ATTTCTGTACGAGCGCCACGAGCAGTCGAAGCAGGATCTCAAAGGGCTGGAGGAGACTGTC GCCCGGGAACTCCAGACCCTCCACAACCTGCGCAAGCTTTTCGTTCAAGATGTCACGACTCGAGTCAAGAAA AGCGCAGAGATGGAACCCGAGGACAGTGGGGGGGCCCATTCTCAGAAGCAGAAGATTTCCTTTCTTGAGAACAACCTGGAGCAGCTTACAAAGGTTCACAAACAG CTGGTTCGTGACAATGCAGATCTGCGTTGTGAGCTTCCTAAGCTGGAGAAGCGGCTTCGGGCTACGGCTGAGCGAGTTAAGGCCCTGGAGGGTGCACTGAGGGAGGCCAAGGAGGGGGCCATGAAGGACAAGCGGCGCTACCAGCAGGAGGTGGACCGCATCAAGGAGGCCGTGCGCTACAAGAACTCCACCAAGCGCACCCACTCAGCGCAGATCG CCAAGCCGGTGCGGCCGGGGCACTACCCAGCCTCGCCCACCAACCCCTATGGCGCCCGCAACTCCGACTGCGTCAGCTACACCAACAGCCTCTTCCAGAACTACCAGGCAGCCTACGGGCAGGGCTCTGCCCCAGACGCCTA TTTTGCCAACACCTCGTCCAGCAGTGGCACGGGCTCATCCAGCGGGCCCCTGGCCCCCTACCAGAAGCTGAGCGTGGATAACG GGAATGCCACAGACATCAACGATAACAG AAGTGAGCTGCCCTGCAGCTGCCAGGCTGACGAACAGGCTAAGCTGTTCCCACTCCACCAGGAGACAGCAGCCAGCTAA
- the KIF5A gene encoding kinesin heavy chain isoform X2, whose translation MAEPSTECSIKVLCRFRPLNQAEILRGDKFIPLFQGDDSVILGGKPYVFDRVFPPNTTQEQVYHACAMQIVKDVLAGYNGTIFAYGQTSSGKTHTMEGKLHDPQLMGIIPRIARDIFSHIYAMDENLEFHIKVSYFEIYLDKIRDLLDVTKTNLSVHEDKNRVPYVKGCTERFVSSPEEILDVIDEGKSNRHVAVTNMNEHSSRSHSIFLINIKQENMETEQKLSGKLYLVDLAGSEKVSKTGAEGAVLDEAKNINKSLSALGNVISALAEGTKSYVPYRDSKMTRILQDSLGGNCRTTMFICCSPSSYNDAETKSTLMFGQRAKTIKNTASVNLELTAEQWKKKYEKEKEKNKTMKETIGKLEAELSRWRNGENVPETEQLSEEEKPAPDTCDETPVNDNASSIVIRISEEERRKYEEEIRKLYKQLDDKDDEINQQSQLMEKLSQQMLEQEELLVSTRGDNEKVQRELGRLQVENNSAKEEVREVLQALEELALNYDQKAQEVEEKGQQNQLLVDELSQKVSTLLALETELQRLQEFGTRQRKRVAEVLNGLMKDLSEFSVIVGNGEIKLPVEISGAIEEEFTVARLYISKIKAEVKGVVKRCRQLEALQVECQRKMAVTGRELAACQLLISQHEAKIRSLSEYMHSVELKKRHLEESYDTLSEELAKLQAQETVHEAGRKDQEQDLIQDADEVKRALELQLEGHREAHHKQLARLRDEINEKQKVIDELKDLNQKLQLELEQLRADYEKLKSEEQEKTTKLQELTFLYERHEQSKQDLKGLEETVARELQTLHNLRKLFVQDVTTRVKKSAEMEPEDSGGAHSQKQKISFLENNLEQLTKVHKQLDLWVSKLVRDNADLRCELPKLEKRLRATAERVKALEGALREAKEGAMKDKRRYQQEVDRIKEAVRYKNSTKRTHSAQIAKPVRPGHYPASPTNPYGARNSDCVSYTNSLFQNYQAAYGQGSAPDAYFANTSSSSGTGSSSGPLAPYQKLSVDNGNATDINDNRSELPCSCQADEQAKLFPLHQETAAS comes from the exons GGCAAGCCCTACGTCTTCGACCGCGTCTTTCCCCCCAACACCACTCAGGAGCAGGTGTACCATGCCTGTGCCATGCAGATCGTCAAGG ATGTGCTGGCCGGGTACAACGGCACGATCTTCGCCTATGGGCAGACATCATCGGGGAAGACCCACACCATGGAG GGGAAGCTGCATGACCCCCAGCTGATGGGCATCATCCCACGCATCGCCCGTGACATCTTCAGCCACATCTACGCCATGGACGAGAACCTGGAGTTCCACATCAAG GTTTCTTACTTTGAAATTTACCTGGACAAAATTCGGGATCTGCTGGATG TGACCAAGACCAACCTGTCGGTGCATGAGGACAAGAACCGGGTGCCCTACGTCaag ggCTGCACTGAGCGCTTTGTCTCCAGCCCGGAGGAGATCCTGGACGTGATCGACGAGGGCAAATCCAACCGGCACGTGGCTGTCACCA ACATGAACGAGCACAGTTCCCGCAGCCACAGCATCTTCCTCATCAACATCAAGCAGGAGAACATGGAGACGGAGCAGAAGCTCAGCGGGAAGCTCTACCTGGTGGACCTGGCTGGCAGCGAGAAG GTCAGCAAGACGGGGGCTGAAGGGGCCGTGCTGGACGAGGCCAAGAACATCAACAAGTCGCTGTCGGCCCTGGGCAACGTCATCTCGGCCCTGGCGGAGGGGACG AAGAGCTACGTGCCCTACCGGGACAGCAAGATGACACGGATCCTGCAGGATTCGCTGGGCGGGAACTGCCGCACGACCATGTTCATCTGCTGCTCACCCTCCAGCTACAACGACGCCGAGACCAAGTCCACCCTCATGTTCGGCCAACG GGCCAAGACCATCAAGAACACAGCATCGGTGAACCTGGAGCTGACAGCTGAGCAGTGGAAGAAGAAGtatgagaaggagaaggagaagaacaAGACGATGAAGGAGACGATTGGGAAGCTGGAGGCTGAGCTGAGCCGCTGGAGGAATG gggAGAATGTGCCAGAGACGGAGCAGCTGAGCGAGGAGGAGAAGCCGGCGCCCGACACCTGTGACGAGACGCCCGTCAACGACAACGCCTCGTCCATCGTCATCCGCATCTCCGAGGAGGAGCGGCGCAAGTACGAGGAGGAGATCCGCAAACTGTACAAGCAGCTCGACGACAAG gaCGACGAGATCAACCAGCAGAGCCAGCTGATGGAGAAGCTCTCGCAGCAGAtgctggagcaggaggag ctgctggtgtcGACGCGCGGGGACAACGAGAAGGTGCAGCGGGAGCTGGGCCGGCTGCAGGTGGAAAACAACTCGGCCAAGGAGGAGGTGCGCGAGGTGCTGCAGGCTCTGGAGGAGCTGGCCCTCAACTACGACCAGAAGGCtcaggaggtggaggagaaggggcagcagaACCAGCTGCTGGTGGACGAGCTGTCCCAGAAAGTG AGCACCCTGCTGGCCCTGGAGACGGAGCTGCAGCGCCTGCAGGAGTTCGGCACCCGCCAGCGCAAGCGCGTGGCCGAGGTGCTCAACGGGCTCATGAAGGACCTGAGCGAGTTCAGCGTCATCGTGGGCAATGGGGAGATCAAGCTG ccggtGGAGATCAGCGGGGCCATCGAGGAGGAGTTCACGGTTGCCCGGCTCTACATCAGCAAGATCAAGGCGGAGGTGAAGGGGGTGGTGAAGCGTTGCCGCCAGCTGGAGGCGCTGCAGGTCGAGTGCCAGCGGAAGATGGCCGTGACGGGCCGGGAGCTGGCCGCCTGCCAGCTGCTCATCTCCCAG CACGAGGCCAAGATCCGGTCGCTCAGCGAGTACATGCACAGCGTGGAGCTGAAGAAGCGGCACCTGGAGGAGTCGTACGACACGCTGAGCGAGGAGCTGGCCAAGCTGCAGGCCCAAG aGACTGTGCACGAGGCGGGCCGGAAGGACCAGGAGCAGGACCTGATCCAGGACGCCGACGAGGTCAAG CgggccctggagctgcagctggaggggCACCGCGAGGCCCACCACAAGCAGCTGGCCCGGCTGCGGGACGAGATCAACGAGAAGCAGAAGGTCATCGACGAGCTGAAGGA CCTGAACCagaagctgcagctggagctggagcagctcCGGGCCGACTACGAGAAACTCAAGAGCGAGGAGCAGGAGAAAACCACCAAACTGCAGGAGCTGAc ATTTCTGTACGAGCGCCACGAGCAGTCGAAGCAGGATCTCAAAGGGCTGGAGGAGACTGTC GCCCGGGAACTCCAGACCCTCCACAACCTGCGCAAGCTTTTCGTTCAAGATGTCACGACTCGAGTCAAGAAA AGCGCAGAGATGGAACCCGAGGACAGTGGGGGGGCCCATTCTCAGAAGCAGAAGATTTCCTTTCTTGAGAACAACCTGGAGCAGCTTACAAAGGTTCACAAACAG CTGGATCTCTGGGTCTCCAAG CTGGTTCGTGACAATGCAGATCTGCGTTGTGAGCTTCCTAAGCTGGAGAAGCGGCTTCGGGCTACGGCTGAGCGAGTTAAGGCCCTGGAGGGTGCACTGAGGGAGGCCAAGGAGGGGGCCATGAAGGACAAGCGGCGCTACCAGCAGGAGGTGGACCGCATCAAGGAGGCCGTGCGCTACAAGAACTCCACCAAGCGCACCCACTCAGCGCAGATCG CCAAGCCGGTGCGGCCGGGGCACTACCCAGCCTCGCCCACCAACCCCTATGGCGCCCGCAACTCCGACTGCGTCAGCTACACCAACAGCCTCTTCCAGAACTACCAGGCAGCCTACGGGCAGGGCTCTGCCCCAGACGCCTA TTTTGCCAACACCTCGTCCAGCAGTGGCACGGGCTCATCCAGCGGGCCCCTGGCCCCCTACCAGAAGCTGAGCGTGGATAACG GGAATGCCACAGACATCAACGATAACAG AAGTGAGCTGCCCTGCAGCTGCCAGGCTGACGAACAGGCTAAGCTGTTCCCACTCCACCAGGAGACAGCAGCCAGCTAA